One genomic region from Sphingomicrobium aestuariivivum encodes:
- the crtY gene encoding lycopene beta-cyclase CrtY — MEEPLDLIIVGGGLAGGLCALALGRRRPDLNILLVERDAALGGNHVWSFFDSDVAQGDRWIIEPLVVQSWPRNRVRFPAHERQLDQRYNSITSERLDTVLRKTLGERILHGEVSELGPTHVRINNGRRIEARATLDARGFGCRPQALQCGYQKFVGQMLEVEGGHGIAEPVIMDAAVDQADGYRFVYLLPFDETHLFVEDTYYQTGPELDRRILSQRIGAYAAERGWADHRVVHEEQGVLPVVTGGDWNRLWPKDDPVARAGVRAGLFHHLTSYSLPDAVRFASWLAKAMPMDGEALARATRARATRHWKAARYDRLLARMLFHAAEPAERYRILQRFYRLPDGLIERFYAGNTMFADKVRILAGKPPVRISRALKALIGVRA; from the coding sequence ATGGAAGAGCCTTTGGATCTCATCATCGTCGGCGGGGGACTGGCGGGGGGCCTTTGCGCATTGGCGCTCGGCCGGCGCCGACCGGACTTGAACATCCTTCTCGTCGAACGCGATGCCGCGCTCGGCGGCAACCATGTCTGGTCCTTCTTCGACAGCGACGTGGCGCAAGGCGACCGCTGGATCATCGAGCCGCTCGTCGTCCAGTCGTGGCCGCGCAACCGCGTCCGCTTCCCCGCGCACGAGCGCCAGCTCGACCAGCGCTACAACAGCATCACCTCCGAGCGGCTCGATACCGTGCTGCGCAAGACACTCGGCGAGCGCATCCTCCACGGCGAGGTGAGCGAGCTCGGCCCCACCCATGTGCGCATCAACAACGGCCGCCGGATCGAGGCGCGCGCCACCCTCGATGCCCGCGGCTTCGGCTGCCGTCCGCAGGCGCTCCAATGCGGCTACCAGAAATTCGTCGGCCAGATGCTCGAGGTCGAGGGCGGCCACGGCATCGCGGAGCCGGTGATCATGGACGCCGCCGTCGACCAGGCGGACGGCTACCGCTTCGTCTACCTCTTGCCCTTCGACGAGACGCATCTGTTCGTCGAGGACACCTATTACCAGACCGGTCCCGAGCTCGACCGGCGCATCCTGTCGCAGCGCATCGGCGCCTACGCCGCCGAGCGCGGCTGGGCTGACCATCGCGTCGTCCACGAAGAACAGGGCGTGCTGCCGGTGGTCACCGGCGGCGACTGGAACAGGCTCTGGCCCAAGGACGACCCTGTTGCCCGCGCCGGCGTTCGCGCAGGGCTGTTCCACCATCTCACCAGCTACTCGCTGCCCGATGCGGTGCGCTTCGCCAGCTGGCTTGCAAAGGCCATGCCGATGGACGGCGAGGCGCTCGCCCGCGCCACCCGAGCGCGCGCCACCCGCCACTGGAAGGCCGCGCGCTACGACCGGCTCTTGGCGCGCATGCTGTTCCATGCGGCGGAGCCTGCGGAACGATATCGCATCCTCCAGCGCTTCTACCGCCTTCCCGACGGGTTGATCGAACGTTTCTATGCGGGCAACACGATGTTCGCCGACAAGGTTCGCATCCTCGCCGGCAAGCCCCCGGTGCGCATTTCCCGCGCATTGAAAGCCCTGATCGGAGTGCGCGCGTGA
- a CDS encoding S1C family serine protease — protein sequence MLLLAVAALLFTQSASAPEPRTVTPRGELAADEQATIALFEGARDSVVAISTRSRVRDFWSRNAYDVPRGTGSGLIWDASGHIVTNWHVVAGASSAQVQLADGRDYEARLVGASPEHDLAVLKVGGVGFDAPRSVPVGTSEDLQVGQKVFAIGNPFGLDWTLTTGIVSALGRSLPRQDGPDIRRLIQTDAAINPGNSGGPLLDSAGRLIGINTAIYSPSGASAGIGFAVPVDTVMRVVPQLIAEGRYVRPTLGAEGDEDYNDRLKRASGVDGVFVLRVEPGSPAAEAGLEPARRTRRGIAAGDIITAIDGAPVARVGDYLARLDDYAIGDSVELTVMRGDMRRTVRVRLGAGS from the coding sequence ATGCTGCTCCTCGCCGTCGCCGCCCTCCTCTTCACGCAATCCGCAAGCGCGCCCGAGCCGCGCACCGTCACCCCGCGCGGCGAACTGGCCGCCGACGAACAGGCGACCATCGCGCTGTTCGAGGGCGCGCGCGATTCGGTCGTCGCCATCTCGACCCGCAGCCGCGTGCGCGATTTCTGGAGCCGCAACGCCTATGATGTGCCGCGCGGCACGGGCTCGGGACTGATCTGGGACGCATCGGGCCATATCGTCACCAACTGGCACGTGGTCGCGGGCGCCTCCTCGGCGCAGGTGCAGCTTGCCGACGGGCGCGACTATGAAGCGCGGCTGGTCGGCGCGAGCCCCGAGCACGACCTTGCCGTCCTCAAGGTCGGCGGGGTCGGCTTCGATGCGCCGCGCAGCGTTCCCGTCGGCACGAGCGAGGACCTGCAGGTCGGCCAGAAGGTCTTCGCCATCGGCAACCCGTTCGGGCTCGACTGGACGCTGACCACCGGCATCGTCTCGGCGCTCGGCCGCTCGCTGCCGCGGCAGGACGGGCCCGACATCCGCCGCCTCATCCAGACCGACGCGGCGATCAATCCGGGCAATTCGGGCGGGCCCCTGCTCGACAGCGCGGGCCGCCTCATCGGCATCAACACCGCCATCTATTCGCCCTCGGGCGCGAGTGCGGGCATCGGCTTTGCGGTGCCCGTCGACACGGTCATGCGGGTCGTACCCCAGCTCATCGCCGAGGGGCGATATGTCCGCCCCACCCTCGGCGCGGAGGGCGACGAGGACTATAACGACCGCCTCAAGCGTGCCTCGGGCGTCGACGGCGTCTTCGTCCTGCGCGTCGAGCCGGGCTCGCCTGCCGCCGAGGCGGGGCTCGAGCCCGCACGGCGCACGCGGCGCGGCATCGCGGCGGGCGACATCATCACCGCGATCGACGGCGCGCCCGTCGCGCGCGTCGGCGACTATCTCGCCCGCCTCGACGATTATGCGATCGGCGACAGCGTGGAGCTGACGGTCATGCGCGGCGACATGCGGCGCACCGTGCGCGTGCGACTGGGCGCCGGAAGCTAG